One genomic window of Evansella cellulosilytica DSM 2522 includes the following:
- a CDS encoding ribonuclease H family protein translates to MNVRIEVTYKTVKGQITTFSSENMNVEQAILIAEDLQNTGRIKNLLFIDNEENSWTLKEVKKYTKEIETEPHNVTIYFDGGFNLEEKISGLGCAIYYEKNKKTYRLRKNELVDVLDSNNEAEYAALYFSIQQLEELGVHHLPVTIIGDSQVVINQLIGEWPCMEDVLNNWADRIESKLKQLGIRPTFTLVSRKENKEADHLATQALSEIEIESTMEIT, encoded by the coding sequence TTGAATGTGAGGATAGAAGTTACATATAAAACTGTAAAAGGTCAAATAACAACATTTTCATCAGAAAACATGAATGTCGAACAAGCTATATTAATAGCAGAAGACTTACAAAACACAGGTAGGATAAAAAATTTACTTTTTATAGACAATGAAGAAAATTCATGGACGTTAAAAGAAGTAAAAAAGTATACGAAGGAAATTGAGACTGAACCACACAATGTAACCATTTACTTCGATGGTGGCTTTAATTTGGAAGAGAAGATTTCTGGGTTAGGATGTGCGATTTATTATGAAAAGAATAAAAAGACTTACCGACTAAGAAAAAATGAATTAGTAGATGTACTTGATTCAAATAATGAAGCTGAATATGCAGCACTTTACTTTTCTATCCAGCAGTTAGAAGAGTTAGGTGTTCATCACCTGCCAGTGACAATCATTGGAGATTCCCAAGTCGTCATTAATCAACTGATTGGGGAGTGGCCGTGTATGGAGGATGTATTAAATAATTGGGCCGACCGAATCGAAAGCAAGTTAAAGCAATTAGGTATTAGACCAACATTTACACTCGTTTCAAGAAAAGAGAACAAGGAAGCAGATCACCTCGCCACGCAGGCTTTAAGTGAAATAGAAATTGAGAGTACGATGGAGATCACTTGA
- a CDS encoding PadR family transcriptional regulator — translation MDNKILRKLFLGFIHIHILHHAKQESIYGSWMLEELREHGYKLSPGSLYPILHKMEEDQLLEKEEKLVDGKIRKYYHTTVKGNEILQEAREKAYELFKEIK, via the coding sequence ATGGATAATAAAATACTGCGTAAATTATTCCTCGGTTTTATACATATTCATATTTTACACCATGCAAAGCAAGAGTCGATTTATGGTTCATGGATGCTAGAAGAATTGCGTGAACACGGCTATAAATTAAGCCCAGGGAGCTTATATCCCATTCTTCACAAGATGGAAGAGGATCAATTACTTGAAAAAGAAGAAAAACTAGTAGATGGTAAAATTAGGAAGTATTATCATACCACTGTCAAAGGTAATGAAATATTGCAAGAAGCAAGAGAAAAGGCGTATGAGTTATTCAAAGAAATCAAATAA
- a CDS encoding lytic transglycosylase domain-containing protein, translating into MRMKSIGIILSSLFMIVSIIIIISVEFKKMKDSIDLAEAENRLMKTENETLLSLTEDLNRKRDTEKEKFEEALQLERIIAYVESEEGSEYDDVAHYISWEMANEFADYFYEDSGGLFKKDWGKFLALAASEKDIDPLIIYELLRVETGGTFNPETIGPQTRYGRAHGLAQFMKNTSPWIADMANLPYNHDMLYDPLYSIELAVTYLDFLYSQYGDWDHALTAYHRGIGGMQNYIERNGHARSWYAVEIQEAAAESKAVAMNIE; encoded by the coding sequence ATGAGGATGAAAAGTATAGGGATTATTCTTTCATCTTTATTTATGATTGTAAGCATCATCATTATTATTAGTGTTGAGTTTAAGAAGATGAAAGATAGCATTGATTTGGCAGAAGCAGAAAATAGACTAATGAAAACAGAAAATGAAACGTTGCTGTCGCTGACAGAAGATTTAAATAGGAAGCGTGATACAGAGAAGGAGAAGTTTGAAGAAGCACTCCAACTAGAACGAATCATTGCATACGTTGAAAGTGAAGAAGGAAGTGAGTACGATGATGTTGCTCATTATATTTCTTGGGAAATGGCAAACGAATTTGCAGACTACTTTTATGAAGATAGTGGTGGCCTCTTTAAAAAAGATTGGGGAAAGTTTTTAGCACTTGCGGCATCAGAAAAGGATATTGATCCACTTATTATATACGAGCTCCTTCGGGTCGAGACTGGCGGTACGTTTAATCCAGAAACTATTGGACCACAAACGCGATATGGTAGGGCACATGGATTAGCACAGTTTATGAAAAATACAAGTCCATGGATAGCAGATATGGCTAACTTACCGTACAATCACGATATGCTATATGACCCATTATATTCAATTGAATTAGCAGTTACTTATTTAGATTTTCTATATAGCCAATATGGCGATTGGGATCATGCGCTCACTGCGTATCATAGAGGAATAGGAGGCATGCAAAATTATATTGAGCGAAATGGGCATGCTAGGAGCTGGTATGCTGTTGAGATCCAAGAGGCGGCAGCAGAAAGTAAAGCCGTTGCAATGAATATTGAATAA
- a CDS encoding zinc ribbon domain-containing protein, which yields MALRPCPECGHNVSTRAGSCPNCGFPFERLIQEQPQQGGNGLSFWGVVGAIIVAVLILSLF from the coding sequence ATGGCGTTAAGACCTTGTCCTGAATGCGGACATAACGTTTCAACAAGAGCAGGAAGTTGTCCGAATTGTGGTTTTCCATTTGAAAGGTTAATCCAAGAACAACCACAACAAGGAGGGAATGGCTTATCTTTTTGGGGAGTAGTCGGTGCAATTATTGTAGCAGTACTTATTTTGTCTCTATTTTAA
- a CDS encoding ferrous iron transporter B, translating to MECCHEESSQHICRDEKTILLMGNPNVGKSVIFSKLTGRQVLTANYAGTTVSFTKGDLIETKEKVSLIDVPGTYSLNATSEAENVAIQLLNEHVDAIICVLDATNLERNLLLSLDLLKKETPIIFALNLMDVAERQGITIDVQLLEEKLGARVIPTVAVRNIGLYKLIAACKAEISNPTYEGYRFIVTEDSHQQIAQDITMKVEKIENRKPTMLEKLGDWTMVPFPGIPIALLVLILSLAIVVGGGKALRATIFLPFLNEIYIPIMEWIVQRFVSEGIIYSLLVGEFGVLIKAFEWPIALILPYVFLFYIILSTLEDSGYLPRLGVLMDGLLRKIGVQGGTIIPFIMGYGCAVPAIISTRAATTKKERLVVATLVTLAIPCTAQTGAFIALLGDHSMILLLLVFFVSFFVIIVGGFILNKCIKGQVDPLLIEVPNILIPNGKSLFRKISLRTKHFMMEAEIPMIIGIVIAAVVIETGLLNATGEYVKPIVVDWLGLPEEASIALVLGIIRRELGVLPLLELDLTLLQMFVGSVVALLYLPCLSVFAVLMKEFKTKVAILVTLSTIFFAFIIGGLINQAAKMFASLL from the coding sequence TTGGAGTGCTGTCATGAAGAATCATCACAGCATATTTGTCGTGATGAAAAAACTATTTTACTGATGGGGAACCCTAATGTAGGAAAAAGTGTTATTTTTTCTAAACTAACTGGAAGGCAAGTGCTTACGGCTAACTACGCGGGAACGACTGTATCGTTTACAAAAGGTGACTTAATTGAGACAAAAGAGAAAGTGAGTTTGATTGATGTTCCAGGAACGTATTCCCTAAATGCCACATCTGAGGCAGAAAATGTAGCGATTCAATTATTAAATGAACATGTTGATGCCATTATATGTGTGCTAGATGCTACAAATTTGGAACGGAATTTATTACTTTCTCTTGACTTGTTAAAAAAAGAAACTCCGATTATTTTCGCTTTAAACTTAATGGATGTAGCAGAGCGTCAAGGGATAACGATCGATGTACAACTACTTGAAGAAAAATTAGGTGCCCGAGTTATCCCAACGGTAGCAGTCCGTAATATCGGTTTATATAAGTTGATCGCTGCTTGTAAAGCGGAGATAAGTAATCCAACGTACGAAGGTTATAGGTTTATAGTGACGGAAGATAGTCACCAGCAGATCGCGCAGGATATTACGATGAAGGTTGAAAAGATAGAGAATAGAAAGCCAACTATGCTTGAAAAGCTTGGTGATTGGACGATGGTCCCTTTTCCAGGTATTCCAATAGCTTTATTAGTATTAATACTTTCTTTAGCAATCGTCGTAGGGGGAGGGAAAGCGTTAAGAGCAACGATCTTTTTACCATTTTTAAATGAAATTTATATTCCCATAATGGAATGGATCGTACAGAGATTTGTTTCAGAAGGAATTATATATAGCCTATTAGTTGGAGAATTTGGTGTGTTAATTAAAGCTTTTGAGTGGCCTATCGCACTCATTTTACCATACGTCTTCCTTTTCTATATTATTTTATCCACTTTAGAGGATAGCGGCTATTTACCGAGACTTGGCGTACTTATGGACGGATTGCTAAGAAAGATAGGTGTTCAAGGTGGCACAATTATTCCATTTATCATGGGGTATGGCTGTGCAGTCCCAGCAATTATCAGTACAAGGGCAGCTACAACGAAAAAGGAAAGATTAGTTGTTGCTACTCTAGTAACTTTAGCTATACCTTGTACAGCTCAGACGGGCGCTTTTATTGCTTTACTAGGAGACCACTCTATGATCCTACTATTACTAGTGTTCTTCGTTTCTTTCTTTGTCATTATAGTAGGAGGTTTTATCTTAAATAAGTGCATAAAAGGGCAAGTAGATCCACTTTTAATAGAAGTGCCAAATATACTTATTCCTAATGGTAAGTCATTATTTCGAAAAATTAGCTTAAGGACAAAGCATTTCATGATGGAAGCTGAGATACCAATGATTATCGGTATTGTTATTGCGGCTGTTGTTATTGAAACGGGATTGTTGAATGCTACAGGTGAATATGTAAAACCAATTGTCGTTGATTGGCTAGGGTTACCAGAAGAAGCAAGCATTGCACTCGTGCTTGGTATTATTCGTCGTGAATTAGGTGTTTTGCCTCTATTAGAGCTTGATTTAACTCTACTTCAAATGTTTGTTGGATCCGTAGTTGCCCTTCTCTACTTACCTTGTCTTTCCGTATTTGCAGTTCTCATGAAGGAGTTTAAAACGAAAGTGGCAATACTTGTCACGCTATCAACAATCTTTTTTGCCTTTATCATTGGTGGCCTTATTAATCAAGCAGCAAAAATGTTTGCTAGTTTACTATAG
- the glnA gene encoding type I glutamate--ammonia ligase, translated as MTVATGNSLTKANRVAEIEEVIKEKNVELLHLQFVDIEGILKHVTVTAEQLDSVVDGKIMFDGSSIQGFSPINKSDLYLQPDLRSFAVLPWSVEEGYSEARFICSVKNPDGTDFDGDPRNVLKRTVERAEEQGYAINVGPELEFFLFETDETGRPTQQTQDFAGYFEPSPHDNGEKVRLEIYRALKAMGFTIEASHHEVARGQHEINFKYSDALTTADNAITYKWVVKTVAKKFGLHATFMPKPIAGENGSGMHTNISLFDIKKGENAFYDTNDEKELSATAYQFIAGLLTNVKGFAAVTNPLVNSYKRLVPGYEAPCYIAWSASNRSALIRIPAMRGPATRVEIRCPDPTANPYLAFAIIASAGLDGVEKGLEAPDSFDEDIFSMSAEELFLQEIDNLPTSLEFAVAEFEKGEIGRKTFGDHVFSEYIDLKREELDSFRTTVHGWELENYQTKF; from the coding sequence ATGACAGTAGCAACAGGTAATTCTTTAACAAAAGCTAATCGTGTCGCGGAGATTGAGGAAGTAATTAAGGAGAAAAATGTTGAGCTTTTACACTTACAATTTGTAGATATTGAGGGAATTTTAAAACATGTAACTGTAACAGCTGAGCAGCTAGATTCCGTTGTAGATGGTAAAATCATGTTTGACGGATCTTCTATTCAAGGCTTCTCACCAATCAATAAATCTGATTTATATTTACAGCCAGATTTAAGAAGCTTTGCGGTACTACCTTGGTCGGTCGAAGAAGGTTATTCTGAAGCTAGGTTCATATGTAGCGTAAAAAATCCAGACGGAACGGACTTTGATGGTGACCCTCGTAACGTACTGAAAAGAACAGTGGAAAGAGCCGAAGAACAGGGTTATGCCATTAATGTCGGACCTGAACTTGAATTTTTCTTATTCGAAACAGATGAAACAGGTCGTCCAACACAGCAAACACAAGATTTCGCGGGTTATTTCGAGCCATCACCACACGATAACGGTGAAAAAGTTAGACTTGAGATTTACCGTGCATTAAAGGCAATGGGCTTTACAATTGAAGCTTCTCACCATGAGGTAGCTCGTGGCCAGCACGAAATAAACTTTAAATACTCTGATGCGCTAACTACTGCAGATAACGCAATCACATACAAATGGGTAGTAAAAACAGTTGCGAAAAAGTTCGGACTACACGCAACATTTATGCCAAAACCAATTGCAGGGGAAAATGGGAGTGGGATGCATACGAACATTTCATTATTCGATATTAAAAAAGGGGAAAATGCCTTTTATGATACGAATGACGAAAAGGAGCTTTCAGCAACAGCTTATCAATTTATTGCCGGATTATTAACTAACGTGAAAGGATTTGCAGCTGTAACAAATCCCCTAGTTAATTCTTATAAGCGTTTAGTTCCTGGATACGAGGCACCTTGTTATATCGCTTGGTCTGCTTCTAATCGTTCAGCTCTTATTCGTATCCCTGCTATGCGTGGACCTGCAACGAGAGTAGAAATTCGTTGCCCAGACCCTACTGCTAATCCATATTTAGCATTTGCTATTATTGCATCCGCTGGATTAGACGGTGTAGAAAAAGGATTAGAAGCTCCAGACTCATTTGATGAAGATATTTTCAGTATGAGTGCAGAAGAGTTATTCCTTCAAGAGATTGACAATTTACCAACTAGCTTAGAATTTGCTGTAGCTGAATTTGAAAAAGGTGAAATTGGTAGAAAAACATTTGGTGACCACGTATTTAGTGAATATATAGATTTAAAACGTGAAGAGCTAGATAGCTTCCGTACTACTGTTCATGGTTGGGAACTAGAAAACTATCAAACTAAATTTTAA
- a CDS encoding NAD(P)H-dependent flavin oxidoreductase, producing MRIPQLTIGHMKPKFPIIQGGMGVGISLSGLASAVANAGGIGIISGTGISIAELRDHIKKARQLTNGAGYIGVNVLYAMTDFAEKIKVAMEEKVDFIISGAGISRDMYAWGKQYNIPVISIVSSSKLAKMSQRLGAAAVVVEGCEAGGHLGTDRPLFDILPEVIEAVEIPVIAAGGIVNGEDVRKALDMGAAAVQMGSRFVASVECDAPLSFKEKYIKSQDTTIIQSVVGLPGRAIKNNFTEKISDDKKVKIEKCVSCLKKCSHRFCIYDSLLKAKDGDAEEGLVFSGSRVHEINDILPVKQIIDRIVRELLETQIVNS from the coding sequence ATGCGTATTCCACAATTAACAATCGGGCATATGAAGCCAAAGTTTCCGATCATTCAGGGGGGAATGGGAGTAGGTATATCTTTAAGTGGATTAGCCTCTGCCGTTGCGAATGCAGGAGGAATTGGTATCATTTCAGGAACTGGAATTTCTATTGCAGAATTAAGAGATCATATTAAAAAAGCGAGACAATTAACGAATGGAGCAGGGTATATTGGTGTCAACGTATTATATGCGATGACAGACTTTGCAGAAAAGATAAAGGTCGCTATGGAAGAAAAGGTTGATTTTATCATATCAGGTGCTGGTATTTCGAGAGATATGTATGCGTGGGGGAAGCAATACAACATACCAGTTATATCTATTGTTTCGTCAAGCAAGTTGGCAAAAATGTCGCAAAGGCTAGGAGCAGCAGCCGTTGTTGTTGAGGGGTGTGAAGCTGGCGGACATCTTGGAACTGATCGACCTTTATTTGATATATTACCGGAAGTCATCGAAGCAGTAGAGATTCCCGTCATTGCTGCTGGAGGTATAGTGAATGGGGAAGACGTGAGAAAGGCACTTGATATGGGAGCGGCAGCTGTCCAAATGGGGTCAAGGTTTGTTGCAAGTGTTGAATGTGATGCGCCTCTGTCGTTTAAGGAAAAATATATTAAAAGTCAAGACACTACGATTATTCAATCTGTAGTCGGATTACCGGGAAGAGCAATCAAAAATAATTTTACTGAAAAAATTAGTGACGATAAAAAAGTGAAAATTGAGAAGTGTGTATCTTGCTTAAAGAAATGCTCACATAGATTTTGTATTTATGATTCTCTTTTAAAGGCGAAAGACGGTGATGCGGAAGAAGGACTTGTTTTTAGTGGTTCTCGCGTTCATGAAATCAATGATATTTTACCAGTGAAGCAGATTATTGATCGTATTGTTCGTGAGTTACTTGAGACACAAATCGTTAATAGTTAA
- a CDS encoding chromate transporter produces the protein METKKGYKKASLLEVLWVSLRLGLTSFGGPIAHLGYFHNEYVRRRKWLDEQGYADLVALCQFLPGPASSQVGIGIGVMRKGLLGGLMAFIGFTLPSVIALVIFALFVQGFDISNAGWIQGLKIVAVAVVAHAILGMAQKLTPDVKRRTIALFAVIVTLLWQTVVTQVVIIVVAALIGYWLYREQKAPSTSRFEVPISKKFATSCLIIFFGLLILLPFLREITSIHWIAMFDSFYRAGSLVFGGGHVVLPLIERELVPVGWITEEAFLAGYGATQAVPGPLFTFAAYLGAIMDGWFGAFIATIAIFLPAFLLILGTLPFWGMLRNNPKIQGALFGVNAAVVGILIAALYHPIWTSSILSPIDFALAAVLFSMLVFWKLPPWIVVLAGAIGGTVINIL, from the coding sequence ATGGAAACAAAAAAAGGATATAAAAAAGCATCCTTATTAGAAGTGTTATGGGTGTCGTTGCGTTTAGGCTTAACTTCCTTTGGAGGACCTATCGCTCACTTAGGATATTTTCATAATGAGTATGTTCGTCGTAGAAAATGGTTAGACGAGCAAGGGTATGCTGACTTAGTTGCACTCTGTCAATTCTTACCTGGTCCTGCTAGTAGCCAAGTAGGTATCGGCATAGGAGTAATGAGAAAAGGGTTATTAGGTGGACTGATGGCTTTTATTGGATTTACACTTCCATCAGTCATTGCACTCGTCATCTTTGCATTATTTGTACAAGGCTTTGATATCAGTAATGCAGGTTGGATTCAAGGCCTAAAGATTGTCGCTGTCGCTGTCGTTGCTCATGCAATACTTGGAATGGCACAAAAGCTGACTCCTGATGTCAAAAGACGTACAATTGCTCTCTTTGCTGTTATTGTCACCCTTTTATGGCAAACGGTAGTCACACAAGTGGTTATTATCGTTGTTGCAGCATTGATTGGTTATTGGCTTTATCGAGAGCAAAAGGCTCCATCGACATCACGTTTTGAAGTTCCTATTAGTAAAAAGTTTGCAACTTCATGTTTAATTATATTTTTTGGTCTTCTCATATTACTCCCTTTTTTGAGAGAGATTACTTCCATTCATTGGATTGCAATGTTTGATAGCTTTTATCGTGCCGGTTCACTCGTGTTTGGTGGTGGTCACGTTGTTTTACCTCTTATTGAGCGAGAGCTAGTCCCAGTCGGTTGGATAACAGAGGAGGCATTTTTAGCTGGATATGGTGCTACCCAAGCTGTTCCGGGCCCATTATTTACATTTGCTGCTTATTTAGGAGCAATCATGGACGGCTGGTTTGGCGCGTTCATTGCTACTATAGCGATTTTTCTACCTGCATTCCTGCTTATTTTAGGAACGCTGCCATTTTGGGGTATGTTAAGAAATAATCCTAAAATTCAAGGTGCACTTTTTGGTGTAAATGCAGCTGTAGTCGGGATTTTAATTGCAGCTTTATATCATCCAATATGGACGAGTTCCATACTCTCCCCTATTGATTTTGCTTTAGCAGCAGTGCTGTTTAGTATGCTTGTATTTTGGAAGTTACCGCCTTGGATCGTCGTGCTCGCTGGGGCAATTGGTGGAACGGTTATCAATATATTATAG
- a CDS encoding nicotianamine synthase family protein, producing MKFIPLVTRIFEKTVTYCLPLAKLLSLYYKPIVKREIRLGKIEQHDRVLFIGGGALPFTAIEIYKQTGASVHVIDCDINAVWLAKKTLKLLHIEKNVTVSHADGVNTTLKNFTVVHIAQQAFPKEKILRHLTNHGRSNLRILVRCPKKLLTCFYSASCSINDECFYRSSQTCRTANKTLLYVNPHKEKAGEIM from the coding sequence ATGAAATTTATTCCATTGGTCACACGAATTTTCGAAAAAACGGTCACCTATTGCTTGCCGTTAGCTAAACTGTTAAGTCTATATTATAAGCCAATTGTTAAACGAGAGATAAGGCTAGGAAAGATAGAACAACACGACCGGGTTCTTTTTATAGGAGGAGGCGCACTTCCTTTTACAGCAATAGAAATTTATAAACAGACTGGTGCGAGTGTTCATGTGATTGACTGCGATATCAACGCTGTTTGGTTAGCAAAAAAAACTCTGAAATTATTACATATAGAAAAGAACGTTACAGTAAGTCATGCAGATGGCGTGAATACAACTCTTAAAAACTTTACTGTTGTTCATATTGCCCAGCAAGCATTTCCTAAAGAGAAAATACTTCGTCACTTAACTAACCATGGGCGATCAAATTTGCGAATACTTGTAAGATGTCCTAAAAAACTGCTTACATGTTTTTATAGTGCTAGCTGTTCCATAAACGATGAGTGCTTTTATCGTTCGTCACAAACATGCCGAACGGCAAACAAAACGTTACTTTACGTTAATCCACATAAAGAAAAAGCTGGTGAAATAATGTGA
- a CDS encoding FeoA family protein, producing the protein MQLYQCKGSTKCIIKKLPKACILQSLGICEGLNISVYSKAPFGGPVLIQAGRRKVALGKEVANNIMVEVV; encoded by the coding sequence TTGCAGCTTTACCAATGTAAAGGAAGTACAAAGTGTATTATAAAAAAGCTACCTAAAGCATGTATACTTCAGTCTCTTGGTATATGTGAAGGATTGAACATATCTGTTTACTCGAAGGCGCCATTTGGTGGACCAGTTCTTATACAAGCTGGTAGACGAAAGGTGGCTTTAGGGAAAGAAGTAGCGAATAATATTATGGTAGAGGTGGTTTAA
- a CDS encoding lysylphosphatidylglycerol synthase transmembrane domain-containing protein, whose translation MKRLVLYSIGFLIITVLVLKSDTSMMYESFLLLGAKHFVFLIILQIFTILLINYQWVELAKRVFPTIRFKEMLTIQMIGTFAESITPAAKTGGEAVKVILLRKTFRSNYGEAIALVSVQKLISMLAFFPIATISFIFMWRNMSIATISVNQFQFYIIIIVTTSLFMYIVYKLKDRVAKIKELMSGFKEQVKKITNHRRNCAKQLLLSLIVWALFPVKAYFISMALQMNVNLLTISAVTFVAYLIALLPLTPGGIGTFEGAVIVLLQEFHIGIEEALIFAVILRFITYWFVILISFIYSYQRIINMFKQRKQFFIYERV comes from the coding sequence GTGAAAAGGCTAGTGCTCTATAGTATAGGTTTTCTTATTATAACGGTACTAGTATTAAAAAGTGATACGTCAATGATGTATGAAAGCTTTCTATTATTAGGGGCCAAACACTTTGTTTTCCTCATTATTTTACAGATTTTCACTATTTTGTTGATAAATTATCAATGGGTGGAATTGGCGAAGCGAGTTTTCCCTACAATTCGTTTTAAAGAAATGTTAACGATTCAAATGATCGGGACGTTTGCTGAAAGTATAACGCCAGCAGCCAAAACTGGCGGAGAAGCGGTGAAAGTGATATTACTTAGAAAGACATTTCGAAGTAATTATGGAGAGGCGATTGCTCTAGTATCAGTTCAAAAACTGATAAGTATGTTGGCGTTTTTCCCAATTGCAACAATCTCATTCATATTCATGTGGCGCAACATGAGCATAGCAACGATTAGTGTAAATCAGTTCCAATTTTATATTATTATCATTGTTACTACTAGCCTATTCATGTATATCGTATATAAGTTAAAAGATAGAGTAGCGAAAATAAAAGAACTAATGAGCGGTTTTAAAGAGCAAGTGAAGAAAATAACCAATCATAGAAGAAATTGTGCAAAACAGCTATTGCTTTCATTGATAGTATGGGCTTTATTTCCAGTGAAGGCCTATTTTATTAGCATGGCTTTGCAAATGAATGTGAATTTATTAACAATATCAGCAGTTACATTTGTAGCCTATTTAATTGCTTTATTGCCATTAACACCTGGGGGGATAGGGACGTTTGAAGGGGCAGTCATTGTACTGTTGCAAGAATTTCATATTGGAATAGAAGAGGCGCTTATTTTTGCTGTTATCTTAAGGTTTATTACTTATTGGTTTGTTATATTGATCAGCTTTATATATAGTTATCAACGAATCATCAATATGTTTAAACAACGTAAGCAATTTTTCATTTACGAACGAGTATGA
- the ltrA gene encoding group II intron reverse transcriptase/maturase: protein MSERLNQKSFRDGVKSTQKRKWYSLMDKVWAMSNMEEAFKEVKRNRGSAGVDGVSIRTFEHGVEDNVQVLQRELKEKAYRPRPVKRVFIPKTDGTKRPLGIPTVRDRVVQAAVRRIIEPIFEDKFLDCSFGFRPNKSAHMALEKIRKDLMDGYVYVIDADLKAYFDTIPQDKLIQAVREEVVDGSVIRLIQSFLQAGVMDGGSFHLTEKGTPQGGVISPLLANIYLHPLDELMTKRGHRITRYADDFVICCKSQKGAERVLKSVTRFLNEELGLTVHPEKTKVVNNLEEPFLFLGHEFKGGYYVSASPKALKKFKEKVKEITRRNQTVNIETLIKEKLNPYLRGWGNYFGHFYGKTIFTIFDGWIRRRLRSVQLRSWRNIRKLHRELRKRKWKGDLPRLRMNRWRSSLSTPVHTALPKEWFVEIGLVSLVKLYNDHHPQRG, encoded by the coding sequence ATGAGCGAGAGATTAAATCAGAAGAGTTTTCGTGATGGAGTAAAGTCTACACAAAAGAGAAAATGGTATAGCTTAATGGATAAGGTATGGGCTATGTCCAACATGGAGGAAGCATTCAAAGAGGTAAAACGAAATCGAGGGTCTGCAGGAGTAGATGGAGTTTCTATCCGTACTTTTGAACACGGGGTGGAGGACAATGTACAAGTTCTTCAACGTGAATTAAAAGAAAAGGCCTATAGACCGAGACCCGTGAAGCGTGTATTTATTCCAAAAACGGATGGGACGAAAAGACCTTTAGGAATTCCTACTGTGAGAGACCGTGTTGTTCAAGCGGCTGTACGTCGCATTATAGAGCCAATTTTCGAAGACAAATTTTTGGATTGTAGTTTCGGATTCAGACCGAATAAAAGTGCACATATGGCATTAGAGAAAATCCGAAAGGATTTAATGGATGGGTATGTGTACGTAATTGACGCTGATCTAAAAGCCTACTTTGATACAATCCCACAGGATAAACTCATTCAAGCTGTAAGGGAAGAAGTAGTAGACGGTAGTGTTATTCGGTTGATTCAGAGTTTTTTACAAGCAGGGGTTATGGATGGAGGAAGCTTCCACCTTACTGAAAAAGGAACACCTCAAGGTGGGGTTATTAGTCCATTACTTGCAAATATCTATTTACACCCACTCGATGAACTGATGACAAAACGGGGGCATCGAATCACAAGGTACGCTGATGACTTTGTTATATGTTGTAAATCACAAAAAGGGGCTGAAAGAGTCCTTAAATCAGTAACTCGCTTCTTAAACGAGGAACTAGGTTTAACGGTTCACCCTGAAAAGACTAAGGTTGTTAATAACCTAGAAGAACCATTTCTATTTTTGGGTCACGAATTCAAGGGTGGTTATTATGTTTCTGCATCTCCTAAAGCTTTAAAGAAATTTAAAGAAAAGGTTAAGGAGATCACTAGGCGAAACCAAACCGTAAACATCGAGACATTGATTAAAGAAAAACTTAATCCATACCTAAGAGGTTGGGGTAACTACTTTGGTCACTTTTATGGGAAGACTATATTCACTATATTTGATGGATGGATACGTAGAAGATTAAGATCAGTTCAATTAAGAAGTTGGAGAAATATTAGGAAATTGCACAGGGAACTGAGGAAAAGAAAATGGAAAGGAGATCTCCCTAGATTGCGTATGAATAGATGGAGAAGCTCTTTGTCTACCCCAGTACATACTGCTTTACCTAAAGAATGGTTCGTAGAAATCGGTCTTGTCTCACTTGTAAAACTTTACAATGATCATCATCCCCAACGGGGATAA